In Podospora pseudoanserina strain CBS 124.78 chromosome 5, whole genome shotgun sequence, a single window of DNA contains:
- a CDS encoding hypothetical protein (COG:C; EggNog:ENOG503NX49) — protein sequence MASWYRSYDVAYLRDPDDNRPNCDPRGGRSLFCLNRYKSPLARLDLEPVHPFYSLILNSYPTTPFHPLSRLQSQLSHDSSPVITMSIPKTQKQWLITGADKGLDGLVYQDAPVPTPGDHEVLVHLRGASLNYRDLIIPRGMYPFPLNLPVVACSDGAGEVVAVGSKVTKWKKGDKVLTLFNQGHQRGDMDIAASKTGLGGCFDGTLRQYGTFAETGVAKMPSNLNYVESASLVCAGLTSWNALYGLKPLKKGQWVVTQGTGGVSLFALQFAKAAGAHVIATTSTAEKAEMLKKLGADHVINYREDVNWGETARKLTPGGEGVEHVIEVGGADTFTQSLSAVKMEGVISVIGFLGGAAPKDNILETLSRVCTVRGVYVGSREQLEAMCAEIEKHDIHPVMDKTVFTLEKAKEAYEYMWAKKHTGKIPITIE from the exons ATGGCATCGTGGTATCGTAGCTATGACGTTGCATATCTGCGGGACCCGGACGACAACCGACCAAATTGTGACCCCAGAGGAGGTAGGagcttgttttgtttgaacAGATATAAAAGCCCTCTGGCTCGTCTCGACCTAGAACCTGTTCATCCATTTTACTCTCTCATTCTCAATTCAtaccccacaaccccctttcaCCCCCTATCACGTCTCCAATCTCAGCTTTCACACGATTCATCACCAGTCATCACAATGTCCATCCCCAAGACCCAGAAGCAGTGGCTCATCACCGGAGCCGACAAGGGCCTCGACGGCCTCGTCTACCAAGACGCTCCCGTCCCCACCCCCGGCGACCATGAGGTCCTCGTCCACCTTCGCGGCGCCTCACTCAACTACCGCgatctcatcatccccaggGGAATGTATCCCTTCCCGCTCAACCTCCCAGTAGTAGCCTGCTCCGACGGCGCCGGCGAGGTTGTCGCTGTTGGGTCCAAGGTCACAAAGTGGAAAAAAGGCGACAAGGTCCTCACCCTCTTTAACCAGGGCCATCAGAGAGGTGATATGGACATTGCGGCCAGCAAGACCGGTCTTGGCGGCTGCTTCGACGGCACCTTGAGGCAGTATGGTACTTTTGCCGAGACTGGTGTCGCCAAGATGCCCAGCAACTTGAACTACGTCGAGTCGGCTTCGCTTGTCTGTGCTGGTCTTACGAGCTGGAACGCTCTTTATGGTCTGAAGCCGTTGAAGAAGGGCCAGTGGGTTGTCACCCAGGGTACTGGTGGTGTTAGTTTGTTTGCTCTGCAG TttgccaaggctgctggCGCGCATGTCATCGCGACGACATCTACCgccgagaaggccgagatgcTTAAGAAGTTGGGCGCCGACCACGTCATTAACTACAGGGAAGATGTCAACTGGGGTGAGACTGCCCGTAAGTTGACCcccggtggtgagggtgttgagcaTGTTAttgaggttggcggtgcCGACACTTTCACCCAGAGCTTGAGCGCTGTTAAGATGGAGGGTGTCATCTCCGTCATTGGAttcctcggcggcgcggCTCCCAAGGACAACATTCTCGAGACCCTTTCTCGTGTCTGCACTGTCCGTGGTGTATACGTCGGCTCTCGCGAGCAGCTTGAGGCCATGTGtgccgagattgagaagcATGACATCCACCCTGTCATGGACAAGACAGTCTTTACTCTTGAAAAGGCGAAGGAGGCTTATGAGTACATGTGGGCCAAGAAGCACACTGGCAAGATTCCCATCACGATTGAGTAA
- a CDS encoding hypothetical protein (EggNog:ENOG503PASM; COG:E): MKLLTGYLLLQTAGLATALHPKLEDFKQKAIDSGVALKALNGIALAKALTKFSGTCTPSKVKYRREWRTISKSDRRKFIAAVKCIMAKPSTLPPGEVPGAKSLYDDIVWAHARRSGLVHNSGTFLLFHRYYLHTYETELSACGWTAGLPYWEWGLDITGPHLSPVFDGSDTSLGGDGEFIPNRPPFSIPWIDPLTPEIIIPPGTGGGCVKTGPFVHHKVRLGPFNMTETFPVEPEDGRGDNERCLIRDLNKGGIERWASFRNSTELILGSGDIFEFHVNAEGDPRWVPTKPMGVHGGGHSSIGGVGGHAADPVISPYDPAFWLTHGQLDRVYWIWQMLDLESRSDVFGTGTWLNIPPSPNVTVEDSIDVLPHQPPRKLKELMSTVAGSPFCFVYV, from the exons ATGAAGCTCCTCACAGGttaccttctcctccaaactGCCGGCCTAGCCACGGCTCTGCACCCCAAGCTCGAGGACTTCAAGCAAAAAGCAATCGACTCCGGCGTCGCCCTCAAAGCCCTCAATGGTatcgccctcgccaaagccctCACCAAATTCAGCGGCACAtgcaccccctccaaagTGAAATACCGCCGCGAATGGCGCACCATCTCCAAGTCCGACCGCAGAAAGTTCATCGCCGCGGTCAAGTGCATCATGGCAAAACCCAGCACGCTCCCTCCGGGGGAAGTCCCCGGCGCCAAGTCATTATACGATGACATCGTCTGGGCCCATGCGCGAAGAAGCGGTCTCGTTCACAACAGC GgaaccttcctcctcttccaccgctACTACCTCCACACCTACGAAACGGAACTCTCCGCCTGCGGCTGGACCGCAGGGCTCCCCTACTGGGAATGGGGCCTCGACATAACCGGGCCCCATCTCTCCCCCGTCTTTGACGGTTCCGACACATCGTTAGGTGGTGACGGCGAGTTCATCCCTAAccgcccccctttttcaaTCCCTTGGATCGACCCCCTCACACCGgaaatcatcatcccacccgGGACGGGAGGTGGATGCGTCAAGACCGGTCCGTTTGTCCATCATAAAGTCAGACTTGGGCCGTTCAACATGACGGAGACGTTCCCTGTCGAGccggaggatgggaggggggacaaTGAGAGGTGTTTGATTAGGGATTTGAACAAGGGGGGGATTGAGAGGTGGGCGAGTTTTAGGAATAGTACTGagttgattttggggagTGGGGATATCTTTGAGTTTCACGTCAATGCT GAAGGGGATCCGAGATGGGTACCGACCAAGCCGATGGGTGttcatggtggtgggcatTCGTCGATTGGCGGGGTGGGCGGGCATGCTGCTGATCCGGTGATTTCGCCGTATGATCCTGCTTTTTGGTTGACGCATGGGCAGTTGGATAGGGTTTATTGGATTTGGCAGATGTTGGATTTGGAGAGTCGGAGT GACGTCTTTGGGACTGGCACGTGGCTCAACATCCCGCCTAGTCCTAATGTTACTGTGGAAGACAGCATCGATGTGTTGCCTCATCAGCCGCCGAGGAAGTTGAAGGAGTTGATGAGTACGGTTGCGGGAAGCCCGTTCTGTTTTGTCTATGTGTAA
- a CDS encoding hypothetical protein (CAZy:GH43; COG:G; EggNog:ENOG503NXJ2), giving the protein MFLHTLITTLLLLLPRQALSQTTLTNPVIWQDHPDLDVFRIGHTFYYSSSTFAYSPGAPLLRSFDLANWEAVTHSVPYLNFSPANAYNLTSGSRAYVKGIWASTLRYRPSTDTFYWLGCIDGSKTHIWTSPGGNARQNGGEVPPQAWNWSPRPVISNCYYDAGLFFDDNDDSQVYVVYGNTQIRMAQLVVDQNGDLKEVRNQVVYTSGDMTLEGARLYKRNGEYYVWVTRPADAQFVLRGKSPWGPFERRVLVDRIGGPLSSAGFAHQGGIVDTEDGRWFYLGFLDAYPGGRIPVAAPLTWGGDGWPIVVRDGGNGWGRTYPLPVNTTRKVNVLGPRVDEFKGGKLGPEWEWNHNPDNGKWSLSDGLVLKTATVTGDLFAARNTLTHRIVGPKSRGTFRIDVGAMRDGDRAGAVLFRDKAAYIGIHKTGNTASIVMVDNLNLVEGSWTTSSTGRVAATGPSVTGEIWLRIQADITPAFGTNTGRQVIFSYSTDGRTFTNLGPAFAMSNSWRYFTGYRYGVFNFATKALGGEVKVKSFAMEMV; this is encoded by the coding sequence ATGTTCCTCCACAcgctcatcaccaccctcctcctcctccttccccgtcaagccctctcccaaacaaccctcaccaaccccgtcaTCTGGCAAGACCACCCCGACCTCGACGTCTTCCGCATCGGCCACACATTCTactactcctcctccacctttgCGTACTCCCCCGGCGCCCCCCTGCTCCGCTCCTTTGACCTCGCCAACTGGGAAGCAGTCACCCACTCAGTCCCCTACCTCAACTTTTCCCCCGCCAACGCCTACAATTTGACCTCGGGCTCAAGAGCCTACGTAAAAGGCATTTGGGCCAGCACCCTCCGCTATCGCCCCTCAACCGACACCTTCTACTGGCTCGGCTGCATCGACGGATCCAAAACCCACATCTGGACCAGCCCGGGCGGCAACGCGCGCCAAAACGGGGGGGAGGTCCCCCCCCAAGCATGGAACTGGTCCCCCCGGCCGGTGATTAGCAACTGCTACTACGACgcggggttgttttttgATGACAATGACGACTCGCAAGTTTACGTCGTTTATGGAAACACCCAGATTAGGATGGCGCAGTTAGTGGTGGACCAGAATGGGGATTTGAAAGAGGTGAGGAATCAGGTTGTTTATACTAGTGGTGATATGACGCTGGAAGGGGCGAGGTTGTATAAGCGGAACGGGGAGTACTATGTTTGGGTTACCAGACCGGCGGATGCGCAGTTTGTACTTAGGGGCAAGAGTCCGTGGGGGCCGTTCGAGAGACGGGTGTTGGTTGATAGGATTGGGGGGCCTTTGTCGAGTGCGGGGTTTGCGCATCAGGGGGGGATTGTGGATAcggaggatgggaggtggttttatttggggtttttggatgCTTATCCCGGAGGGAGGATTCCTGTAGCCGCGCCGTTGACgtgggggggtgatgggtggcCGATTGTGGTtagggatggggggaatggatgggggaggacgTATCCTTTGCCAGTGAACACGACTAGAAAGGTGAATGTGTTGGGGCCGAGGGTTGATGAGTTTaagggggggaagttggGCCCGGAGTGGGAATGGAATCATAATCCTGATAATGGGAAGTGGTCGTTGAGTGATGGGCTGGTTTTGAAGACGGCGACGGTGACGGGGGATTTGTTTGCCGCGAGGAACACTCTTACACATCGGATTGTTGGGCCGAAGTCGAGGGGTACTTTTAGGATTGATGTTGGAGCTATGAGGGATGGCGATCGAGCTGGCGCTGTGCTCTTCCGGGACAAGGCTGCCTACATTGGCATTCACAAGACCGGAAACACTGCGTCGATCGTCATGGTTGACAACTTGAACTTGGTTGAGGGTTCATGGACAACAAGTTCTACCGGTCGAGTGGCGGCGACTGGGCCGTCTGTCACCGGAGAGATCTGGCTCCGAATTCAAGCCGATATCACGCCCGCCTTCGGGACGAACACTGGACGACAAGTCATCTTCTCTTACAGCACCGATGGCAGGACTTTCACGAATCTTGGACCCGCCTTCGCCATGAGCAACTCTTGGCGATACTTTACTGGATATAGATATGGCGTTTTCAACTTTGCGACCAAGGCACTGGGAGGCGAGGTGAAGGTCAAGAGTTTTGCGATGGAGATGGTGTAA